From Nerophis lumbriciformis linkage group LG13, RoL_Nlum_v2.1, whole genome shotgun sequence, one genomic window encodes:
- the LOC133613395 gene encoding uncharacterized protein — protein sequence MCERRIAEYEEELPRTKDEKERQRQLLDAVCKKPQVELHKADVQQLIGHQEEPLSLLLKVSSPLKQEDPQPPHIKEEEEELCITQEGECLLGQEEADLTNFPLIVVSVKTEEHEDKPPESSQLHHTPSEEKREVEPPSSSSSQHMTTEDDGDHSGGSQAHNLLAPLSDSDDSTSHVNVNMESHLKTHTGKKTFICSVCGKISFQKRNMQVHMRTHTGEKPFSCSVCAKPFVTNSDLTRHMRTHTGEKPFICSNCGRKFSQRVSMLSHMRTHTGEKPFRCSVCGNLFSEKHNMQIHMRRHQGEKPFSCSLCVKIFSEKHTMQIHMRRHRGEKPFSCTVCAKNFVAQSDLTRHKRTHSGEKPYICSNCGKKFSRKGRMLSHMRTHTGEKPFSCSVCGKRYTDKNILQRHVRTHAGE from the exons atgtgcgaaagaaggatagcagagtacgaggaggaacttcctCGAACAAAAGacgagaaggagagacaacgtcaactactggacgctgtttgcaAGAAGCCTCAAGTTGAGTTGCACAaagcag acgtccagcagctgattggtcatcAAGAAGAACCTCTCTCTTTGTTGCTGAAGGTGAGCTCTCCTTTGAagcaggaggatccacagcccccccacattaaagaggaagaggaggaactctgcatcactcaggagggagagtgtcttctagggcaggaagaggctgatctcaccaacTTTCCACTgattgttgtctctgtgaagactgaagaacatgaagacaaaccacctgagtcctcacagcttcatcacactccaagtgaggagaagagagaggtggagcctccaagcagcagctcatcacaacacatgacaacagaagatgATGGAGACCacagtggaggatcacaagcacaCAATCTCTTAGCTCCACTGTCAGATAGTGACGACTCAACGTCACACGTTAATGTCAATATGGAATCACACTTGAAAACACATACAGGGAAAAAAACTTtcatttgttcagtttgtggtaaaatatCCTTCCAAAAACGTAATATGCAAGTACATATGAGAACAcatacaggagaaaaacctttcagttgttcagtttgcgCTAAACCCTTTGTTACAAACTCtgatttgactcgacacatgcggacacacaccggagaaaaacctttcatctGCTCAAACTGTGGCAGAAAGTTTTCTCAAAGGGTAAGCATGTTGTCACACATGaggacacacacaggagaaaaacctttcaggtGTTCAGTTTGCGGTAATTTATTTTCAGAAAAACATAATATGCaaatacacatgagaagacaccaaggagaaaaacctttcagttgttcacTTTGCGTTAAGATATTCTCCGAaaaacatactatgcaaatacacatgagaagacatagaggagaaaaacctttcagttgtacAGTTTGTGCAAAAAACTTTGTGGCGCAGTCTGACTTGACTCGACACAAGCGGACACACTCTGGAGAAAAACCTTACATTTGCTCAAACTGTGGCAAAAAGTTTTCCCGAAAGGGAAGGATGCtgtcacacatgagaacacacacaggagaaaaaccttttagttgttcagtgtgcggCAAAAGATATACTGACAAAAATATATTGCAAAGACACGTGAGAACACACGCAGGAGAATAA